One genomic segment of Porphyromonadaceae bacterium W3.11 includes these proteins:
- a CDS encoding YifB family Mg chelatase-like AAA ATPase — protein MEIEFLNESDGGSRLVKVYGAAVNGIQAIKVTIEAQMSNGTRFLLVGLPDTAVKESHQRIQAAMAESGMQYKLKRYIINMAPADLKKEGAAYDLPLAIALLTLSEDLPCEKLRSTMIMGELALDGQIRPIHGVLPMTLTALKEGFDTIIVPKSNAREAAVVEGISVLGADTLINVVEYLKGNETALQKYSYSEEEDAVDTLLDRVDFAEVKGQESVKRAMEVAAAGMHNIIMIGPPGSGKSMMAKRVPTILPPLSKEEALETTMIHSVAGTLPVDTALIRHRPYRSPHHSTSHVALVGGGSYPKPGEISLAHNGVLFLDELPEFARNVLEVLRQPLEDRMITISRARQTVEFPASFMLVASMNPCPCGYYNDPDHTRCQCPSHIIQNYLNRVSGPLLDRIDIQVEIAPVPFESLSDKAPGESSAAIRERVMKAREIQRQRFKDLPGIHSNSQMTPKLMQEYVHVGAEGLKRIRLAMDRFKLSARAYDRILKVSRTIADLAGSEEILTSHISEAVNYRKLDRSTWGERSL, from the coding sequence ATGGAGATAGAATTTTTGAATGAATCAGATGGCGGTAGTCGTTTGGTGAAAGTGTATGGAGCCGCGGTTAATGGTATTCAAGCCATTAAAGTAACTATAGAAGCCCAAATGAGTAATGGGACTCGTTTCCTATTGGTCGGATTGCCAGATACTGCTGTGAAAGAGAGTCATCAGCGTATTCAGGCTGCGATGGCAGAAAGTGGGATGCAGTACAAACTAAAGAGATACATCATTAATATGGCTCCAGCTGACCTAAAGAAAGAAGGAGCTGCCTATGACCTACCACTTGCTATCGCATTATTGACCTTAAGTGAAGACCTGCCATGTGAAAAGCTTAGGTCAACAATGATTATGGGCGAATTGGCATTAGATGGTCAGATTCGTCCTATTCATGGTGTGCTACCTATGACCTTGACAGCTCTCAAGGAAGGCTTTGATACCATTATTGTGCCTAAAAGTAATGCTCGAGAGGCCGCGGTGGTAGAGGGAATATCGGTATTGGGAGCGGATACATTAATTAACGTGGTGGAGTATCTCAAGGGAAATGAGACCGCCTTGCAGAAATATTCATATTCGGAAGAAGAGGACGCTGTAGATACTCTATTGGATAGAGTGGATTTTGCGGAAGTCAAAGGGCAGGAGTCTGTCAAGAGAGCTATGGAAGTGGCTGCCGCTGGTATGCATAATATCATCATGATCGGTCCTCCTGGTAGCGGCAAGTCTATGATGGCTAAGAGGGTGCCAACTATTCTACCGCCTCTCTCCAAAGAAGAGGCTCTTGAAACCACTATGATACATTCTGTAGCTGGTACACTTCCTGTGGATACAGCATTGATACGACATCGTCCTTATCGTTCACCACATCATAGTACTTCACATGTGGCTCTCGTCGGGGGTGGATCATATCCTAAGCCAGGAGAGATATCTCTGGCTCATAACGGGGTGTTATTTTTAGACGAACTGCCTGAGTTTGCTAGGAATGTGCTTGAGGTCTTAAGGCAGCCGCTAGAGGATAGGATGATCACAATATCTAGGGCTAGGCAGACGGTAGAGTTCCCAGCCTCATTTATGTTGGTCGCTTCTATGAATCCCTGTCCATGTGGCTATTATAATGATCCAGATCATACTCGGTGTCAGTGTCCCTCTCATATTATTCAGAATTATCTGAATCGTGTCTCTGGACCATTGCTAGACCGAATAGACATACAGGTGGAGATTGCTCCAGTCCCATTTGAATCCCTCTCTGATAAGGCTCCAGGTGAGTCCAGTGCTGCTATTAGAGAGCGAGTCATGAAAGCCAGAGAGATACAACGCCAGAGATTTAAGGACCTGCCTGGTATTCATAGCAATTCGCAGATGACTCCCAAGTTAATGCAGGAATATGTACATGTAGGTGCTGAAGGATTAAAGCGAATCCGCTTGGCTATGGATCGCTTTAAGCTGTCCGCTCGTGCTTATGATCGAATCTTAAAAGTCTCTCGTACGATTGCTGACCTTGCTGGTAGTGAAGAGATACTCACTTCACATATCTCTGAGGCGGTAAACTATCGTAAACTTGACCGAAGCACTTGGGGAGAGCGTTCATTATAA
- a CDS encoding ABC transporter ATP-binding protein gives MSDNQGQISFCDVGFSFGEKKVIEHFSALIRRGEHVSIMGPSGIGKSTLMNSLIGLSIPMSGEIMVNGVAVIPENIQLIRETVSWVPQNVQLPYSTVREMLRAPYDLAVNRGAKFDSSQCLQFLEQLNLEASILEKSITSLSGGEKQRLLIISALMLERKILLLDEPTSALDSRNIVRLSGLLSSLGDTTILSVTHDEKFAASMDRIILLDK, from the coding sequence ATGAGCGATAACCAAGGGCAAATATCTTTCTGTGACGTTGGCTTTTCATTCGGAGAGAAGAAAGTTATAGAACATTTTTCAGCACTAATTCGTCGAGGAGAACATGTCAGTATAATGGGGCCTTCTGGTATTGGAAAGAGTACCTTAATGAATAGCCTTATAGGACTCTCTATTCCGATGTCAGGAGAAATTATGGTAAATGGGGTCGCAGTTATACCAGAGAATATCCAGCTGATTCGTGAAACTGTTTCATGGGTTCCCCAGAATGTTCAGTTACCGTATTCGACAGTACGTGAAATGTTAAGAGCACCATATGACTTAGCCGTCAATAGAGGTGCAAAATTCGATAGCAGTCAGTGCCTTCAATTTTTAGAGCAATTGAATTTGGAAGCGTCTATTCTAGAGAAGTCCATAACATCACTTTCAGGAGGGGAAAAGCAGCGATTGCTAATTATTTCTGCATTAATGTTAGAGCGTAAAATTCTTCTTTTAGATGAGCCTACATCGGCTTTAGATAGCCGTAATATTGTGCGATTAAGTGGACTACTAAGCTCTTTGGGGGATACAACGATTTTATCAGTGACTCATGATGAAAAATTTGCCGCTTCGATGGATCGTATTATATTGTTAGATAAGTAG
- a CDS encoding ABC transporter permease, with translation MVEISFVQLLIGLLLVLVPAVILYYYQTGLVRALLVSVVRMVLQLFLVGVYLKYLFEWNNTWVNIAWLLIMTFVCAFTLLKRVDLPVWRLFIPIYLSILFALVIIAVYFLKGVLQIEYLFESRYFIPICGILLGNILSTNVVGLNALYDGLFNGSQYYHYLLCNGAKIEEALKPFFQKALIKASNPTIASMAVMGLISLPGTLIGQILGGSPPGVAIRYQIMIMVIIASSSLISLFLCMRWSVKSVLNEYGCVKADFNKRIK, from the coding sequence ATGGTAGAAATCTCGTTTGTTCAGTTGCTTATAGGCTTATTGTTAGTCTTAGTGCCTGCTGTTATTCTTTATTATTATCAAACGGGGCTCGTAAGGGCTTTATTGGTTTCTGTAGTAAGGATGGTGTTACAGTTGTTCCTCGTTGGGGTATATTTGAAATACCTTTTTGAGTGGAATAACACTTGGGTAAATATTGCTTGGCTATTAATCATGACTTTTGTCTGTGCTTTTACCTTATTAAAGAGGGTTGATTTACCGGTCTGGCGACTATTTATTCCCATTTACTTATCTATCCTTTTTGCGCTGGTTATTATTGCAGTGTACTTCCTCAAGGGTGTCCTTCAGATAGAGTATCTATTTGAGAGTAGATATTTTATACCTATATGCGGTATTTTATTGGGGAATATCCTTTCAACCAATGTGGTTGGATTAAATGCACTGTATGACGGTTTGTTCAATGGATCCCAGTATTATCACTATCTATTGTGCAATGGTGCTAAAATAGAAGAGGCCCTTAAGCCTTTTTTCCAAAAAGCTCTTATTAAAGCATCTAATCCAACGATCGCGTCGATGGCCGTGATGGGGTTGATTTCTTTACCAGGGACACTTATAGGACAAATATTGGGAGGTAGCCCTCCCGGAGTTGCTATTCGTTATCAGATAATGATTATGGTCATAATTGCATCTAGCTCATTGATTTCGTTATTTCTCTGTATGAGATGGTCTGTGAAATCAGTTTTGAATGAGTATGGATGTGTGAAAGCTGACTTTAATAAGCGTATTAAGTAA
- a CDS encoding nucleoside-diphosphate sugar epimerase/dehydratase: MDILIAIFSAIVSELLTNYFLNLSGAINYPMSVGMIILIVLSTLLYSALFNTHKQIFRFSSMYISRAIVFFVLANTATIILAVIILTNVLGVPLDYKALLLFGVLFLTIFFFLFVLARAFLIVVARWIKNGREPIEKQKKRVLIFDVRDSSVAAAKLLEDSNEYIVLGYCTKEEGRTDYQIDGKPIYHVRTLSDLVHVARLRALQGIIFPAKQDFLRERESFIFDCESIGLSTYLMPGVSESNATKIASESVQKVQIEDLLMRDEIEHRKEDVIKMYKDKVVLVTGAAGSIGSELVKQVATLGVKKLILYDNAETPLHNIRLYLEKNYPDLDLVPIIGDVRIRSRLRFLFEKHRPNIVLHAAAYKHVPLMEENPCESILVNIIGTKNIADYCLEYGVERMVMVSTDKAVNPTNVMGACKRAAEMYVQSLDKAIETGQREGKTIFITTRFGNVLGSQGSVIHLFRSQIAEGGPVTVTHPDIVRFFMSIPEACSLILEASSLAKEAQIYVFDMGEEHKIVDLARNMIRLSGLEPDKDIQIKFTGLRPGEKLYEEVLANGENTYKTEIDKVMIAHVRPVDYAEVAPIYNDLENLARQIKLRESVQLLKVLVPEYKSANSMYSELDK; the protein is encoded by the coding sequence ATGGATATACTTATAGCGATTTTCAGTGCTATAGTCTCAGAATTATTAACCAATTATTTTTTGAATCTTAGTGGAGCTATAAATTATCCAATGAGTGTAGGTATGATTATACTCATTGTTTTAAGTACGTTGTTATATAGTGCTCTTTTCAATACACATAAGCAGATTTTTCGCTTCTCGTCAATGTACATTAGTAGAGCGATTGTTTTCTTTGTGTTGGCTAATACGGCGACCATCATTTTAGCCGTGATTATTCTTACGAATGTGCTTGGTGTTCCTTTAGATTATAAAGCATTGTTGCTTTTTGGTGTTTTATTTTTGACCATTTTCTTTTTTCTGTTTGTCTTAGCACGTGCCTTCTTAATTGTAGTTGCCAGATGGATCAAGAATGGACGTGAACCTATCGAAAAACAGAAGAAAAGAGTTCTGATTTTTGATGTGAGAGATAGCAGTGTAGCGGCTGCAAAACTGCTTGAAGATAGCAATGAGTATATTGTATTAGGGTATTGTACAAAAGAAGAGGGACGTACGGATTATCAGATTGATGGTAAACCAATATATCATGTAAGAACTCTTAGTGACTTGGTGCATGTTGCTCGTCTTAGAGCATTGCAAGGGATAATTTTTCCTGCAAAGCAGGACTTTCTAAGAGAACGTGAAAGCTTCATTTTTGATTGTGAATCTATCGGATTGAGTACCTACTTGATGCCTGGAGTTAGTGAAAGTAATGCTACAAAGATTGCTTCTGAAAGTGTCCAAAAAGTACAGATTGAAGACCTCTTGATGCGTGATGAGATAGAGCATAGAAAGGAGGATGTCATAAAGATGTATAAGGACAAAGTGGTCCTCGTTACTGGAGCTGCAGGAAGTATTGGATCTGAGTTGGTTAAGCAAGTTGCAACCTTGGGCGTTAAAAAGTTGATTCTTTATGACAACGCTGAGACTCCGCTTCACAATATCAGATTATATCTTGAGAAGAATTATCCAGATTTAGACTTGGTACCTATTATTGGAGATGTGCGAATACGATCTAGACTTCGTTTTCTTTTTGAAAAGCATCGTCCTAATATTGTATTACATGCAGCAGCATACAAGCATGTTCCATTGATGGAAGAGAATCCATGTGAGAGTATCTTGGTAAACATCATAGGAACCAAGAATATAGCAGATTATTGCTTAGAGTACGGAGTGGAGAGAATGGTGATGGTCTCAACGGACAAAGCTGTTAATCCTACAAATGTTATGGGTGCATGTAAGAGAGCAGCTGAGATGTATGTTCAAAGCTTAGATAAGGCTATTGAGACTGGTCAGAGAGAGGGTAAGACAATATTTATCACAACTAGATTTGGTAATGTGTTGGGTAGCCAGGGTAGTGTAATTCATTTATTCCGTAGTCAAATAGCAGAGGGTGGTCCTGTTACGGTTACACATCCAGATATTGTTAGATTTTTCATGAGTATTCCCGAGGCGTGTAGCCTTATTTTGGAGGCGAGTTCACTAGCAAAAGAGGCTCAGATCTACGTCTTCGATATGGGTGAAGAGCATAAAATTGTTGATTTAGCTCGTAACATGATACGATTGTCTGGGTTGGAGCCAGATAAAGATATTCAAATCAAATTTACGGGGCTTCGTCCTGGTGAAAAACTCTATGAAGAGGTCTTAGCAAATGGTGAAAATACATATAAAACAGAGATCGATAAGGTGATGATTGCACATGTCCGTCCTGTTGATTATGCTGAAGTAGCTCCCATTTATAATGATCTAGAGAATTTAGCACGTCAGATTAAACTAAGAGAATCTGTTCAACTCCTTAAAGTACTTGTTCCTGAGTATAAGAGTGCCAATTCTATGTACTCTGAACTGGATAAGTAA
- a CDS encoding DedA family protein produces the protein MEGVPFIEWCLENLNYLTIALLMMIESSFIPFPSEIVIPPAAYMAASTGELNFYLVVLFGTLGAICGALINYGLAYALGRPIVHRFARSRIGGFLLLSEDGLVKAEQYFVEHGKVSTLIGRLVPGIRQLISIPAGLSKMKLSTFIIFTALGAGVWNIVLAAIGWYAESVVPRDELMSYVYHYSKPIGYAILGIVSIVLIYMTVRALRRPKVKVVDDNIK, from the coding sequence ATGGAAGGTGTCCCGTTTATCGAATGGTGTTTAGAAAATCTTAATTATCTCACGATTGCTTTATTGATGATGATTGAGAGTTCTTTTATCCCATTCCCCTCAGAGATTGTTATTCCTCCTGCAGCATATATGGCCGCATCTACAGGAGAGCTTAACTTTTATCTAGTAGTCCTTTTTGGGACCCTAGGAGCGATATGTGGAGCCTTAATTAATTATGGTTTAGCCTACGCTTTAGGTCGCCCCATTGTTCATCGTTTTGCAAGAAGTAGGATAGGGGGGTTTTTGTTACTATCCGAGGACGGCTTGGTAAAAGCAGAGCAGTATTTTGTAGAGCATGGTAAGGTCTCAACTCTCATAGGGCGTTTGGTGCCTGGAATACGTCAGTTAATATCCATTCCCGCTGGATTGTCTAAGATGAAGTTAAGCACATTTATAATATTTACTGCACTAGGTGCTGGTGTATGGAATATTGTTTTGGCCGCAATTGGTTGGTATGCCGAGAGTGTGGTTCCTCGAGACGAACTGATGAGTTATGTATATCATTATAGTAAACCTATTGGCTATGCCATCTTAGGTATTGTGTCTATAGTCTTGATTTATATGACTGTTCGTGCTCTTCGCAGACCCAAAGTGAAGGTTGTTGATGATAATATTAAGTAA
- a CDS encoding DsbA family protein produces the protein MSARKIVIDFWGDITCPFCYLGEHALRRALSSFEYQDLVEFRWRSCLLHADWKVGESRTWNEFKDTISDFDVKRTLEKKESILKELANRYSLHYNLANAFSHNSVNAARLLKLANSKSKALDLALAFGEGYFEEAIDMSQLRYLREKAVEVGLSKSEVDEVLSSDLFLDEVNKDQEDALKYAYNYVPTIYFNGSFINEGLLKEQIITEALHQTMKEIQ, from the coding sequence ATGTCTGCACGTAAGATTGTCATAGACTTTTGGGGCGATATAACTTGCCCGTTTTGTTATCTTGGTGAACACGCTTTACGAAGAGCTCTATCTTCATTTGAGTATCAAGATTTAGTTGAATTCAGATGGCGTAGTTGCTTGCTCCATGCAGATTGGAAGGTTGGAGAAAGTAGGACGTGGAATGAATTCAAAGACACTATTAGTGATTTTGATGTCAAGCGTACATTGGAGAAGAAAGAATCTATCTTAAAAGAATTAGCTAATAGATATAGTCTTCATTATAATTTGGCAAATGCTTTTTCTCATAATTCTGTTAATGCAGCAAGGCTGCTAAAGTTAGCTAATAGTAAAAGTAAGGCCCTTGATCTAGCATTAGCTTTTGGTGAAGGTTATTTTGAGGAAGCCATCGATATGAGCCAGTTGAGATACCTAAGAGAAAAAGCCGTGGAGGTAGGGCTAAGTAAATCAGAGGTTGATGAAGTGCTTTCTAGTGATCTATTTTTAGATGAGGTCAATAAGGATCAAGAGGATGCTCTGAAATATGCGTATAATTATGTCCCTACGATTTATTTTAATGGCTCTTTCATAAATGAAGGCCTGCTTAAAGAACAAATAATTACTGAAGCCCTTCATCAAACGATGAAAGAGATTCAATGA
- a CDS encoding DUF177 domain-containing protein: MGLKNKYTLDFTHPPVATETIHYELDKAFIDGIEDSILLDADVTLELTIEPLTDQRYQLNLVYDGEVVVECDRCLQPLSLPMHVDEGLELILGDHLDDENDEQIILDAQDPVYDFSWIFYELLALHLPIQRTHDIEDCDPEFVKYLVNELPEETQPEDDDNVDPIWQSLKDKMDKNNNN, from the coding sequence ATGGGTTTGAAAAATAAATATACATTAGACTTTACTCATCCACCTGTAGCGACTGAGACGATTCATTACGAACTTGACAAAGCGTTTATAGATGGCATAGAGGATAGCATTTTATTAGATGCTGATGTTACCTTGGAGCTAACAATTGAGCCGCTTACTGATCAACGTTACCAATTAAATTTGGTTTACGATGGTGAGGTGGTGGTAGAATGCGATAGGTGTCTTCAGCCTTTGTCATTGCCTATGCATGTTGACGAAGGGCTTGAGTTAATCCTAGGTGACCACCTTGATGATGAGAATGATGAACAAATTATACTTGATGCACAAGATCCTGTATATGATTTCAGTTGGATTTTTTATGAGCTCCTGGCACTGCACTTACCAATCCAGCGGACGCATGATATAGAAGATTGTGATCCTGAATTTGTGAAATATCTAGTGAATGAATTACCAGAGGAGACACAGCCTGAGGATGATGACAATGTTGATCCTATTTGGCAATCTCTAAAAGACAAGATGGATAAGAATAATAATAACTAA
- the rpmF gene encoding 50S ribosomal protein L32, with product MATPKKRQSKTRKRSRRTHDVLTAPTLTRCPNCGAWHVYHTVCSECGYYRGQIAIEMDI from the coding sequence ATGGCAACTCCTAAAAAACGTCAGTCAAAGACAAGAAAAAGATCTCGTCGTACTCATGATGTACTTACAGCTCCTACGCTGACACGCTGTCCAAATTGTGGTGCATGGCATGTGTATCATACTGTATGCTCAGAGTGTGGCTACTATCGCGGTCAGATCGCTATCGAGATGGATATCTAA
- a CDS encoding IS256 family transposase, protein MQFKEILSNLMTEPNGVGRLMELIIEIAMQGERELYKEDSGDVSNGYRSRRIFASGNMLELRVPRTRQQGFMPLILGVLKDQEKEMGELAGYLYSCGNTMEDISGVFERLYGKRYSTSQINRLSLSTQEAVEEWRQRRLPRTLEALVIDATYLPVRRGESVSKEAFFVVMSLDSEGRRDIVGVYNNPTEGSGIWGEFFEDLKSRGLEEVGLIISDGLNNIEEVAREHFTEVEVQLCTVHLQREITRKIRPRDKSAIASDLQEVFSKDGSRSSPLDGLESFKNFAFRWRKSYPFLTKIANGQRIEYYFTYLKYDVSVRKYIHSTNWIERFNRQVKKGARYKCALPSVESALHLIGSIAINANYLKKRIGDLTLGLRKNNEK, encoded by the coding sequence ATGCAATTTAAGGAAATTCTATCAAACTTGATGACAGAGCCAAATGGAGTTGGCCGTTTAATGGAGTTAATCATCGAAATAGCGATGCAAGGGGAGAGGGAACTGTATAAAGAAGATAGTGGCGATGTGAGCAATGGATACCGCTCCCGTCGCATCTTTGCGAGTGGTAATATGCTAGAATTACGAGTACCCCGAACTCGACAGCAGGGCTTCATGCCCTTGATTTTAGGCGTTCTCAAAGATCAAGAGAAAGAGATGGGAGAACTAGCAGGTTATCTATATAGCTGCGGTAATACGATGGAGGATATCTCTGGAGTATTCGAGCGTTTGTATGGTAAACGTTATAGTACGAGTCAAATCAATCGTCTCTCCTTATCGACCCAAGAAGCAGTAGAAGAGTGGCGTCAAAGACGTCTACCGAGGACTTTAGAGGCACTTGTTATCGATGCTACATATCTTCCTGTACGGAGAGGAGAAAGTGTGAGCAAGGAGGCATTTTTTGTAGTGATGAGTTTAGATAGCGAAGGACGTCGAGACATCGTGGGTGTCTATAATAATCCAACAGAGGGAAGCGGCATCTGGGGCGAGTTTTTTGAGGATCTAAAAAGCCGAGGACTCGAAGAGGTAGGACTAATCATTTCAGACGGGTTGAATAACATTGAAGAGGTTGCACGTGAGCACTTTACAGAAGTGGAAGTCCAGCTCTGCACGGTGCATCTACAGCGAGAAATAACTCGAAAGATACGCCCTCGAGATAAGTCAGCCATCGCAAGTGATCTACAGGAGGTCTTTAGTAAAGACGGCTCAAGAAGCTCACCTTTAGATGGCCTAGAGAGCTTTAAAAACTTTGCGTTCAGATGGCGTAAGAGCTATCCTTTTCTCACAAAAATAGCTAACGGTCAGAGGATAGAGTATTACTTCACATACCTAAAATACGACGTCAGTGTTCGCAAGTACATTCATAGTACTAACTGGATAGAACGCTTCAATAGACAGGTAAAGAAAGGGGCTCGATATAAATGTGCATTACCTAGCGTAGAATCCGCTCTACACTTGATAGGTAGTATTGCAATCAATGCAAACTATCTGAAGAAAAGAATAGGAGATCTAACTCTTGGACTTAGGAAGAACAATGAAAAGTAA
- the nadD gene encoding nicotinate (nicotinamide) nucleotide adenylyltransferase — protein MLTRFIRGEKRVLLYPGSFNPLHVGHIGLANFIIEEKSDRFDELWFMLTPRSPFKQGEPMLSDSFRAEWIREIIKDYHKVKLSLEELDLPEPHYTYNTIRHLKEKYPKHKFTLLIGSDSLQDFEKWHRSAELLEEIDILVYPRPHHPLEAIKLAQSQKVEILEDAPMFEISSTIIRKLLKEGKALPFLLGIDTDQPIYKRLYQEVLKLD, from the coding sequence ATACTAACAAGATTTATACGGGGCGAAAAAAGAGTACTATTATACCCGGGTTCGTTTAATCCTCTTCATGTGGGGCATATAGGACTGGCTAACTTTATCATAGAAGAAAAGAGTGATCGCTTCGATGAATTATGGTTTATGCTCACACCCCGCAGTCCCTTTAAGCAAGGCGAGCCAATGCTAAGCGATAGCTTTAGAGCTGAATGGATTAGGGAAATCATTAAAGACTACCACAAGGTTAAGCTTTCACTAGAGGAGCTAGATCTTCCTGAGCCTCACTACACTTACAATACCATACGGCATCTTAAGGAGAAGTATCCCAAACACAAATTCACACTGCTCATAGGATCTGATAGCCTTCAAGACTTTGAAAAGTGGCATCGGTCAGCAGAACTTTTAGAGGAGATTGATATACTTGTATATCCAAGACCTCATCATCCACTCGAAGCCATAAAGCTAGCTCAGTCTCAAAAGGTTGAGATACTGGAGGATGCTCCAATGTTTGAGATTTCTAGTACCATCATCCGTAAGTTATTGAAAGAAGGTAAGGCCCTTCCTTTCCTTTTAGGAATTGATACAGATCAACCCATATACAAGAGACTATACCAGGAAGTATTGAAACTGGACTAA
- a CDS encoding YicC/YloC family endoribonuclease — translation MIHSMTGFGKAEAKSRNKKITVELRSVNSKQADINLRFPSDIRHLEMPVRKLITEELQRGKIDVFINLEQLNEEPNINLNADLAKKYWDKFQEFSNVSGVPLPKDPMRTILSLPGVMQYDVEENPEQAKELESITLNAIKEACQQLNEFRNQEGESLYQGFVKNITSIQELLATVDPYEKERITEIRERLEDGLKKYIDIDYDHSRLEQEMIYYIEKLDVNEEKNRLSNHLEYFLNTLEQDEVGQGRKLGFIAQEIGREINTLGSKSNHATLQKIVVKMKDELEQIKEQVLNVL, via the coding sequence ATGATACATTCAATGACTGGTTTCGGCAAAGCTGAAGCGAAATCAAGAAATAAAAAGATTACTGTAGAGTTGAGATCCGTCAATAGCAAACAGGCGGATATCAACCTACGCTTCCCTAGTGATATCAGACACCTAGAGATGCCCGTGCGCAAACTTATCACAGAGGAATTACAGAGAGGAAAGATAGATGTCTTCATCAATCTAGAGCAGCTTAATGAGGAGCCTAACATCAACCTCAATGCGGACTTAGCCAAGAAGTACTGGGATAAGTTTCAGGAATTCAGCAATGTTAGCGGTGTTCCGCTCCCTAAGGATCCTATGCGCACCATTCTTTCGCTTCCTGGCGTGATGCAGTATGATGTCGAGGAAAACCCTGAACAAGCTAAGGAGTTGGAATCAATCACGCTTAATGCGATAAAGGAAGCCTGCCAGCAGCTCAATGAATTTCGTAACCAAGAGGGTGAATCGCTTTATCAAGGGTTCGTTAAAAATATTACTAGCATCCAAGAGTTGCTGGCAACCGTTGACCCTTACGAAAAAGAACGTATCACCGAAATTCGCGAGCGTCTTGAGGATGGACTCAAGAAATACATAGATATCGACTACGATCACTCTCGCTTAGAACAAGAGATGATCTATTATATTGAGAAACTTGATGTGAACGAGGAGAAGAATAGACTTAGCAATCACCTCGAATACTTCCTCAATACTTTAGAGCAAGACGAGGTCGGACAAGGGCGAAAACTTGGTTTTATAGCTCAGGAGATTGGTAGGGAAATTAATACTCTAGGTTCTAAAAGTAATCACGCTACTCTTCAAAAAATCGTAGTGAAGATGAAAGATGAGCTTGAGCAGATCAAAGAGCAGGTACTTAACGTGCTCTAA